A stretch of the Acidobacteriota bacterium genome encodes the following:
- a CDS encoding putative toxin-antitoxin system toxin component, PIN family: MFRAVLDANVFVSAAIHPDGPPGRIIEHFLRTDAFTLVLSEAIVEEVMRALAYPKVRRYVRRGLDPGLWMEDLVVLADFVLDPVQVPGVSKDPDDDKYLAAAIAGRAPLVVTGDPHLLTVGEYEGVRIVTPRAFLNLLSA; encoded by the coding sequence GTGTTCCGGGCTGTCCTTGATGCCAACGTGTTCGTGAGCGCGGCTATCCATCCGGACGGACCGCCGGGCCGCATCATCGAACACTTTCTCCGTACAGATGCGTTTACGCTGGTCCTGTCTGAGGCCATCGTCGAGGAGGTGATGCGGGCCCTCGCATACCCCAAAGTCCGCCGGTACGTGCGCCGGGGCCTCGACCCCGGACTCTGGATGGAGGACTTGGTCGTCCTGGCTGATTTCGTTCTGGATCCGGTTCAGGTGCCTGGCGTGAGCAAGGACCCGGATGATGACAAGTATCTGGCCGCAGCCATCGCTGGCCGCGCCCCGCTCGTCGTGACTGGCGATCCTCACCTCTTGACGGTCGGGGAGTACGAAGGTGTCCGCATCGTGACGCCCCGAGCGTTCCTGAACCTCTTGAGCGCGTGA